DNA sequence from the Salvia splendens isolate huo1 chromosome 19, SspV2, whole genome shotgun sequence genome:
GACAATACAAAAGTGagttacataaaaaaaaaaaactaatacgAAGTTCGATTGAAAGGGATTTTCCCACTACTTAAAAGTTATAAACCTACAACATAAGTTTGGTCAAACTGtacaattgaaaattgaaataataataatcgatCAAATTCGCCTCTAGTTTCCAAGATTGACACTGCCCGAATCCATAACAATCGTTAGCCTTCTAGCATTCTTGATGAAATCACTGCAAAATCATAAAAACTCAATCATAATTAATCCAAATGTCTAATTATATACTAGTAAAAAATAAGATACTATGTAACAATCTTGCAAAGATGGGCTATGATCACAGTACCCGAAGGGCTCGTCCCCGATGTGTTTCGCGTTTCCACGAGCGTCGTTGTAGAGCACGTTGCTCGACATCTCCGATCTCTCCATGCCAAATTCTCCATCAGAGGAGGCCTCCGGTGGGAAATTCTGAATGACAGCCGACCCCGAGCCGTTGGAAACGTTTGCTGTGTTATCTTGATTCCCATCTGAGCTGTTGTTGCCTTCAGAGTGGCTCTGAGAGATTTGCTCAGCAGTGAGAATCGGCTGTCCGAACAGAAGAAACATCGGTTCCTTGGCCTCGTTGCTTTTCTTCGTGGAACTCCCCGTTTTCATCGAGGAAGACGAGGTAGGGTAGCTGGAGAGGACCCCAGGAAATTGGCCCGCGTAGTCGAGCAGCTTGAAATCAAAAGGCTGCAGTTTTGTGTACTGGAGATCCGACGGGGGTGGTTCGAATCGAGCATGCCTGGCTCCCTGTACGCCTGCAGGGATGTGGTCGGGTAGACAACACAAGGGGCTGCTAGGACTGAGGGGATTGGTAACGAGTGTCCCCGTCGGGAACTGCCCGTAGGGGAACTCAGTTGGCTGAGGGAGCCGCGGCCTCTTCCTTGGTGGAGAGAACGGGGAGAAGCCGTGGCCGTGGCCTGCTGCCATAGCTGATACTAATTCAACCAACCAAGGGTTCACTCTCTTCACATTGTGTAGTAAATCAGGCTCATCCCAAACCACCTACAAATGCAAAAATTGACCTAAACTGTTTGAGAAGCTATGAATCTAATCCAAGAACTCCTCAAAACTCATGAATTGAACATGGATTTGCAAATCAAGATTACAAACATATGTATAACAACATCATCATTTAGCACAAAATATGATCAAGAATTGACAAATCAAGATAACAGACATAGGTTACCTGAAGAAGTCTCCAAGGGGAATTTGGCCAATGAATCGGATCATCGACTTGAACGGACGAGATGGTTCCCATAAACCAGCTGATCCTCGACGAATCTTCTGTCTCAAACGCCATCTTAAACCTCATCCCCGAGCACCACTGCACCCTCAAGGCAGCCCTAACAGCCGACTCCCTAACCACAAACTCGGGCGAGCCAGCACGAGGATAGTAAACAACCTCAAAAGGCTGGCCATTAGCAGCAACACTAGCTGCCTCAACAACAGCCTCAGCTTTCACATTATCCCTCTCCTTCAACCCCAACTCAGCCCCACCCCCTCTCCTACCACCAAGGCCAACACTCTCACCAAGAAAACCCGAGAAGCCCCCTTGCAAGGCCGGGATGCCTGTGTTCCATCCACACGAGACCTCAGCACTACCACCAATCCCCCTCTTGGCCCTCCTTATCCCCACACACAGATCCCCATTCTCCGTCCTCAAGAACACGATTGAATCCCCGGCCACGAGCTTCTTCTGGTTCACGAAATTGCTCCATCCGGTCGTCAGGAGATGGCGGCGAGGAGTACCCCTATAGATGTGCCTAAACTTCCAAACCACCCCATGAACATCCTTAGCCAAGATTGTCTGAACAGGGGGCTCAGCAGAGTAGTCCAACCTAGGAAATATGGTCTCAGCACAATACCTAGGGACAGAGAAACCACCCCCATTGTTTGCATCAGACTGTGTCAATGTCTTTGCAAATGAATTGGCTTTCTCTGCCTCCTCACTCCTCTCAAACCCTCTCTCATCCTCACACacatcagactcactccctacCAAAGGCACTAGCCTAATTTTAGCAAAAACCTCATCACTCTCAGAATCAGCCAAGTACTTAATAGAGGCTACTCTACACAACACAAGAGGTGAGATTCTCGGAAATTTCATGAAATCAACATTCTCATTAGCATGTTCAGCATGACCTTGAGGGAAATAATAGACCTTGGAATTTGGGGGTGGGATTTGAGCCATCCCACCAGCACAGGCATGCCACAGCTGAGGGTCCAAGCAATTCTCCATCTGGTTCATGGGCTTGCTCAATGAATGCATCACGTTAATCATCTCTTCAAATTCCACAACCCCACCTCACAACTTTCTGCAAACAAACGGATTTCAGTAtaaaaaacaatctttaattcAAGAAAACAGCAAAAAAGTAATACCTTTCACCTTTTTTGCAGGGAAATCTTGAAAAGATTACAACTTTATGAAGCAATGACAAGAAACAGAAGAGGGAAATTGTGTAGGGCTACTGCAAAACATAAAACTGTTGAACTGGTTGAGGGAGAGGAGAGGGGGAATTTAAGCACAGTGTGGGAAGAGGGTAAGTTTCATGAAAATAGAGGGAAGGGACAGAGACAAAAGACAAAAACGCACAACACACACTGagctctagagagagagaggtggagTGAAGAGAGGATTGAAGTGTTGTAGATATAAGCATTGGTTTGCCGACCAGAAGGTGGCAGAGGGAATTGATTTAGACAGATGATGCAGATAAAATAAGTGTCCCTATTTATTTATAGTGGGATTGTGTATCTGCTGCCGTTGCTGTTGAGTGTGTTtccaattaatttttctttttctattttcataTTGTTTTTTCTGCAAATGAGTTTGTCCACTAATGTAGAAAAAAACATTTCTTTCATCCTTTGTCTTTGAATTAAGCTTTTTTCTTGCTTGATTTGGTCGTAATTTATATTTTGagaatttgcatattttataccAATACGGAATTTGATTGCTTGTATAAAGAACctatttttgaaaatggtaATAGTGTAATAAATTTTAGATGAAAACATTGGGTTATTGTGGAATAAGTTATGTGATATACGTTGTCTATAGAGTTTAGACCTCTTTATTATGAAAGGGATGATGGCATTGTTTGGTATTGCCATATGAATATACTAATTGATCTTTTAAAATAGTTTAGATGAGATCATTTTTGTCTATAcgtaacaataaaaaaaaatattgacatctaatatcatgaaactttcaaaaagttgaatttttttcacgaactttaaaattggctaataatatcacgaactttaccccggatttattttttcccacgaatgaaaaaattaatgttattttaatagattgaagaacaattttggagggtgtgcttcaagaaaaaatatcttcaaagattgaaaaacttgaagctctcaaaattattgtcgagaaattacgaaaacAAATCCgtatcataatattatttgtgggaattttttcattcgtgGGAAAAAACTAACCCGGAGTAAAGTTCGTGAAATTATttgccaattttaaagttcgtgggaaaaatccaactttttgaaagtttcatgatattagatgtCAATATCCTTAAAAAAATGTAGGAGAAATCATGATACGTGATGAATAAAGATGTGATAATTTTTGGATAATGAAtatttaaatcatgaaattgTGTTCATATTTGGCTGATCTCATAATAAttgaaatttgatatttttaatgttGTTGCAATTGTCTCGTGGCAAAATTTTCTAGCATTTTCGTGAAATAATTTTCAAACGTTTACACATTTATCTACTTATTAATATTAATGATGCGACTTTGACTAGTAGTGCAGACGTACGTTTTgatgattttatgaatttaaaaagaaaaaaaaatcttcccCATTCAAAAAGTGAATTAAGATGTGATTAGTATTTGCATTGGTGTCTTAAATCGTAATTAGTGGTAGGAGAAAAGCCCAGTATATAAATCGCATATCACAACTATTTCGTAGGAGTAGTATTCTTTTTAGTGAAAAGTTGTTCGGTCTTTTCCTTTTGTCATAAACTTAAAAGTGAGAAACTTTTTTATACTACTTGCTTCGTGCAACAAAATTAATATGGCTTCAATTTTTACCCATATTAAAAACAtagttaaaattatttttaaaaatatggagtaatttatATGCAATCATTCTATCTAGTTTGTTCTTATTTATCAATTcacatagtactattatttttattaacatTGAATAAGATGTGACAAAATTCATCAAATAATCGTTGCCTGCTTACCCGCGTCGTCACCGTCTCTTTTTAAATTAGTGATTCAAATAGCTTCAGCTATGAAGATTCCTCAATTTTAGGCATTAATATAGCTTATATCTTAATCAGCTTTAACTTTAAATCCCCTTATTTTTGTACTCCATTTAAATCAACTTCACTTTAAATCCCCTTGTTGTTGTCGACCGGGCAATATATGTTATATCTAAGGGCAAAtggcaaaaaaaatataaataaaaaaatcacgaaGTTTAGTCTACCCCGCAACTTTTAAAATTAGTCAATTATTTTAACTTTGAtaattttctcaattgtctcgtagcaaaaaatttcatcatgctacattttataaatttatcaatGTATTGCGTACATATGTAAAGATTAAAGAAACAATGAACTAAATATATTAAATGAGGACGCTGAAATAGCTAAATGTTTTGTTCGTATATGATATCTTTGTTTGTCAAAAGCATACATAATTATCCCAAATCATAGACTCtgagacaattgagaaaaatgcCAAAGTAATAACTGACCATTTGTAAAAGATGTgctttatgatttttttttgccaTTTAATCTATATTTAAATGCTCGAAAACTACATGCAATATATGGCTATGGTTTATAGTCgtagttttcttttttttcttgcttttttgGTTATTATATCCTTATTCTCCGGTCTTGTTTGATTAGATTGTTGATATAAATACGTATAATATTGTAACCGTATTATAAAAAGTGAAAATTATGAGGTTGGCCAACGGACACAAGTATGGAGGTACAAGATAAGCCAAAAGTGATCGGCGATCACTTGTAATTAGTGCTAATCTTTGACAAAGCAACATAAAATTAGTGCTAATGATTCTCTTAAATATACGGTAACAAAGCAAGCCGGTCGGTAGTTGACGTTTGAGAAACGATAATTTGGTTGGAGTTTAACTTTTAAGGTCGCTATTAACATTGTTTGTGTAGTAATTAGTTTGTTTTATCTTCATTAGATTTAGCATAATGACACGTTTAGTGCTACTAAGTCAACCCATTTGTGAGCAAAAACCGATGTTGTATGCAAATTCACAAATCTCGATTCTCAcccttatttttatattaataattgaaaaattgataaaatgctTAAAAACTATTACTAAAAAAAGGAACATATTTTTATGGTCACAACCCAAAATGTGGAGCTTTTTCGGTtggtttatttgtttttttttttctatcccACTCTCTCTCTAACTCATATAGTTCTTGAGTTAATGTTTACCTTGACAAAAAACCTAATCCTTAATTgatatacataaaaatataaataaataaataaataaaaataaaatattgtaagTGGAAttcttttgaattttaatttccCGTGAAGTGTAGAGTTAGGCATTCAGTCACCATTTATGCTAATTTCAtagataaaatgaaattttcacaTATCATTGAAATATAGAATAGAGCAATTATATAGAGAAAATGACTTCGTAACCATCTTATTTCTCTTCTAATGTCAATATCTAATTCATTATACTAGTTGGTGTGCTATTTTTATAATCAAGTAACCTTTTTTCTTATTCATTAATAGTGTTCAATTGGGGCGATgatttatttcttaaaattcaacGACAATTTTGACATTCACGCACactatttttggtaaagaaGCATATCGTCGGAGATTTATGTAAAAGGATGAAATTGGTAGTTGTTTTTATTCAACACCACCTTTCATTTCTATTTCAAGGTATAAGTTGTTTCAATTATTGTttgaaaatcaatttttataggTGTTCTGTCACTTAATCGACCAAAGAGATATAAATACAATCATTTCCAAATATGTGTTTGTTAGAAACATCTGTTACATCAaaataatatatagtattttttttcactaTTTTGGAGTAAACAAACAACATCGTCGATTCAGTTTTATCACAAAGCCACTCAAATTGGATTCAAGAGAAAAAGAAAGTATTTTATTTGAGTAAATTTCACAACAATATATATGTGTATTAGAAATTTAAAGGGTAACTTAGTAGTATGTGTGAGTTAGCCCAGTGATAAGCTGATAGAGTAGTTAATGTTCGATGCCAAAGATCTCGAAATCTAATCTAAGGCTCGTGACATGATATTCAATGTTTTCgtttattgatataaaaaagAAGATGATCTAGTAGTAACAACTAACAAGACATCATCATATTTTCCTCAACAACAAAAACAAGACATCATAATTAATGTGCATAAGATGGtgctatattttaattttatttttgtaataagagagaaaataacgTAAATATAAAGCCCATTAAATTGAAGGCCCCCTAAACAACATAAACCCAACATTTGGAATTTAATGGACCCTCCAATTAATTGGTGTCCAAACATAAGCAAATGGCTTTGtcgaaaatgataataatagcATTAGTTTCCACATCCCATCAAGATCCAACAACTTGCAAATTGTGTTGGTCTCATTTTCAATCAAGAAAACATTTCAACTACGATCTAACTATGTTGTTTGGTGCACTGGTAAGTGCAGAGGGAGGGACCATTTCATCAATGCAGTAAAATTCATATTGGTACGAGCCATATATATTCAAGATTTTAGCAATAAATTTTTTATGTTCATAATATTGTTGATAGGAGGAGAGACCTATagacttatatagtggtttCAGTTATCTTTAAATCGACGTGGGATAGttgtatttttagttttttagttTCATTTGCCAACGCGGCAACGTCCTCCCTCTAACCCTTCGAGGTAAATCTTGGAGGggttgaactttttttttaaaaaatatttcctGAGCGGTTGGACCACTTGTTGTGACGGTCATTTGGTTTCGTTCCAGATAGACTGTTGAGTCAGTTAATTTTGGCCCACAATCGGCGacatgctctgataccatgatagaaattcatgaagttccatcctaaaaccaactTGTGAGAGGCCCGTCGACTTCTACTATAGTGGTTTCAAGTTATCACTTTACACTGATGTGAGATAgttgtaattttgttttttaatttttatcgcCAATAATGTGAACTTTCAAACATCACAAAATACTGAAAATTAGACGATAAATAAATAGCTTGGTAgagatttattttaattatatagacATTCATGATGcacaattataattattcaagaATCAATTCCTCAATGCAATACATCACTTGTTGTTATCCGGTAGGAGTATAATTGTATATGGAGAAGGA
Encoded proteins:
- the LOC121780425 gene encoding auxin response factor 18-like — its product is MINVMHSLSKPMNQMENCLDPQLWHACAGGMAQIPPPNSKVYYFPQGHAEHANENVDFMKFPRISPLVLCRVASIKYLADSESDEVFAKIRLVPLVGSESDVCEDERGFERSEEAEKANSFAKTLTQSDANNGGGFSVPRYCAETIFPRLDYSAEPPVQTILAKDVHGVVWKFRHIYRGTPRRHLLTTGWSNFVNQKKLVAGDSIVFLRTENGDLCVGIRRAKRGIGGSAEVSCGWNTGIPALQGGFSGFLGESVGLGGRRGGGAELGLKERDNVKAEAVVEAASVAANGQPFEVVYYPRAGSPEFVVRESAVRAALRVQWCSGMRFKMAFETEDSSRISWFMGTISSVQVDDPIHWPNSPWRLLQVVWDEPDLLHNVKRVNPWLVELVSAMAAGHGHGFSPFSPPRKRPRLPQPTEFPYGQFPTGTLVTNPLSPSSPLCCLPDHIPAGVQGARHARFEPPPSDLQYTKLQPFDFKLLDYAGQFPGVLSSYPTSSSSMKTGSSTKKSNEAKEPMFLLFGQPILTAEQISQSHSEGNNSSDGNQDNTANVSNGSGSAVIQNFPPEASSDGEFGMERSEMSSNVLYNDARGNAKHIGDEPFGDFIKNARRLTIVMDSGSVNLGN